A single Oncorhynchus kisutch isolate 150728-3 linkage group LG19, Okis_V2, whole genome shotgun sequence DNA region contains:
- the LOC109864621 gene encoding zinc finger protein 800 isoform X2, producing MEVEMEEIPQDEPKPEPESHVTRDQCCQTDEPQPSSPNPMTDLNPGPDAAPRTPGYCVEPGDPPLLQQQLQTSKSGIQQITEVFRSGTAQLKHMLLNEVDTIFECKTCRSLFRGLPNLITHKEYYCLTRLSKPDDPAGEGDKQSGAMKDLLEAIYPRKDRPDYVMRLEPIQTSNNAVFQFMSSEEELAHFPRAPHTPGGTHTHSPEPWGEQGGTPENGQTGEGEGGRRSDQEEEEEGGEEAAQPEEEGSTSGVEDVTISCCLCGKDFNSRRSIRRHCRKMHQTKLEELRKFTETRTVPISLLSMVKGRSRPLHTPSGKSCPVCFKSFATKANVRRHFDEVHRGLRRDTITPDIATRPGQPLSLEATPPRKSANSSPTRGHTLKSGGAVAATTPQPPKSSTAAPPAPSLLASALYNLASCRCLLCKRKYSSQVMLKRHMRIVHKIYNLKNLKNVSSVSMTTAATTSTATNKNNSSKTATNTDSTPSNRTPINSLSVKEEAVEPWDDPDSSPASTPGDTDGRDMDRKGVAVATKAGQKIKEEDGGGSPKTWTRSTSINSTGGTSSGTLGRPPQKLSVGFDFKQLFCKLCKRQFSSRQNLTKHIELHTDGTDIFIKFYRCPLCRYESRRKRDVLRHVTVVHKKSTGYLAKIVPKLESRAVKRPAEVVLNSAPNANNNKRGGTTVKEEVNGCHSAPSPHTHPVTRKQELLNNSSYPVTRKQDLLSSTSSSTPVTRNQERQERQQEAQTGSPVSRKNDKQLPDTPAPTPLNTRRHDAHQESSSSTEVRVTKNFSLHACDVCGRAFAKKLYLESHKRSHRNATPPVSTPPSGARAKGVSTRSKALL from the exons atggaggtggagatggaggagatccCCCAGGACGAGCCCAAACCTGAGCCTGAGAGCCATGTTACCAGAGACCAGTGCTGCCAGACAGACGAGCCACAGCCCAGCAGCcctaacccaatgactgaccttAACCCAGGCCCCGACGCAGCCCCCAGGACACCGG GGTACTGCGTGGAGCCAGGTGACCCTCCTCTGTTGCAGCAGCAGCTCCAGACCTCCAAGTCTGGCATCCAGCAGATCACAGAGGTCTTCCGCTCAG GTACAGCCCAGCTGAAGCATATGCTGCTGAATGAGGTGGACACCATCTTTGAGTGTAAGACATGTCGCAGCTTGTTCCGGGGCCTGCCCAACCTCATCACCCACAAAGAGTACTACTGCCTCACCAGACTGTCCAAGCCGGACG ATCCAGCGGGCGAGGGTGACAAGCAGAGCGGGGCCATGAAGGACCTCCTGGAGGCCATCTACCCCAGGAAGGACCGGCCGGACTACGTGATGCGCCTGGAGCCAATCCAGACCTCCAATAACGCTGTGTTCCAGTTCATGTCCTCAGAGGAGGAGCTGGCCCACTTCCCCCGGGCTCCACACACCCCTGGagggacccacacacacagccctgagccctggggggagcagggagggacgCCGGAGAatggacagacaggagagggggagggggggaggaggagtgaccaggaggaggaggaggagggaggagaggaggcggcGCAGCCCGAGGAGGAGGGGTCTACGAGCGGG gTGGAGGACGTTACCATCTCGTGCTGCCTGTGTGGTAAGGACTTCAACTCTCGCCGCAGCATCCGCCGCCACTGTCGCAAGATGCACCAGACCAAGCTGGAGGAGCTCCGGAAGTTCACCGAGACGCGCACCGTTCCCATCAGCCTCCTCTCCATGGTCAAAGGTCGGTCCCGCCCCTTGCACACGCCCAGCGGCAAGTCCTGCCCCGTCTGCTTCAAGTCCTTCGCCACCAAGGCCAACGTGCGGCGCCATTTTGACGAGGTGCACCGCGGCCTGCGCCGGGACACCATCACGCCGGACATCGCCACGCGCCCCGGCCAGCCGCTGTCCCTGGAGGCCACGCCTCCCCGCAAGAGCGCCAACTCCTCACCCACGAGAGGTCACACCCTAAAGAGCGGAGGAGCCGTGGCTGCTACCACCCCTCAGCCCCCCAAAAGCTCCACCGCGGCGCCCCCTGCCCCTTCTCTCCTGGCATCGGCCCTGTACAACCTGGCTTCCTGCCGCTGTCTGCTCTGCAAGAGGAAGTACAGCTCCCAGGTCATGTTAAAGAGACACATGCGCATCGTCCACAAGATCTACAATCTCAAGAACCTCAAGAACGTTAGCTCCGTCTCCATGACCACGGCCGCAACCACATCCACGGCGACCAACAAAAACAACAGCAGCAAAACAGCGACCAACACTGACAGCACCCCTAGCAACAGAACCCCTATCAACAGCCTGAGTGTGAAGGAGGAGGCGGTGGAACCCTGGGACGACCCTGACTCCAGCCCCGCCTCGACGCCAGGCGACACGGACGGGAGGGACATGGACAGGAAGGGCGTCGCCGTGGCAACCAAGGCAGGTCAAAAGATCAAAGAGGAAGACGGTGGCGGAAGCCCCAAGACATGGACTCGTTCCACGTCCATCAACAGCACCGGTGGTACTAGTAGCGGGACTCTTGGGAGACCCCCTCAGAAGCTCTCGGTGGGGTTCGACTTCAAGCAGCTGTTCTGCAAGCTGTGCAAACGTCAGTTCAGCTCGCGCCAGAACCTCACCAAGCACATCGAGCTGCACACGGACGGGACGGACATCTTCATCAAGTTCTACCGCTGCCCGCTCTGCCGCTACGAGTCCCGGCGCAAGCGCGACGTCCTGCGCCACGTGACGGTGGTGCACAAGAAGTCGACGGGCTACCTGGCCAAGATCGTGCCCAAGCTGGAGTCGCGTGCGGTCAAGCGGCCGGCTGAGGTGGTCCTCAACTCTGCCCCCAATGCCAACAACAACAAGAGAGGAGGAACAACGGTCAAGGAGGAGGTGAACGGGTGCCACTCAGCCCCCTCCCCCCATACGCACCCAGTCACACGCAAACAGGAGCTCCTCAACAACTCCTCCTACCCAGTCACACGCAAACAggacctcctctcctccacctcctcctccactccggtCACTCGCAaccaggagagacaggagaggcagcAGGAGGCCCAAACCGGGTCACCTGTCTCCCGTAAGAACGACAAACAACTCCCCGACACCCCCGCCCCGACGCCCCTCAACACGCGTCGCCATGACGCTCACCAGGAGAGCAGCAGTAGCACAGAGGTGCGTGTCACCAAGAACTTCTCGCTCCACGCGTGTGACGTGTGCGGCCGGGCCTTCGCCAAGAAACTCTACCTGGAGTCCCATAAGAGGAGCCACCGGAACGCCACGCCACCGGTCAGCACGCCGCCCAGCGGCGCCAGGGCTAAGGGGGTCAGCACTCGGTCCAAGGCACTACTCTG a
- the LOC109864621 gene encoding zinc finger protein 800 isoform X1 → MVKAKSAPRKTSQQHTKSSSRMEVEMEEIPQDEPKPEPESHVTRDQCCQTDEPQPSSPNPMTDLNPGPDAAPRTPGYCVEPGDPPLLQQQLQTSKSGIQQITEVFRSGTAQLKHMLLNEVDTIFECKTCRSLFRGLPNLITHKEYYCLTRLSKPDDPAGEGDKQSGAMKDLLEAIYPRKDRPDYVMRLEPIQTSNNAVFQFMSSEEELAHFPRAPHTPGGTHTHSPEPWGEQGGTPENGQTGEGEGGRRSDQEEEEEGGEEAAQPEEEGSTSGVEDVTISCCLCGKDFNSRRSIRRHCRKMHQTKLEELRKFTETRTVPISLLSMVKGRSRPLHTPSGKSCPVCFKSFATKANVRRHFDEVHRGLRRDTITPDIATRPGQPLSLEATPPRKSANSSPTRGHTLKSGGAVAATTPQPPKSSTAAPPAPSLLASALYNLASCRCLLCKRKYSSQVMLKRHMRIVHKIYNLKNLKNVSSVSMTTAATTSTATNKNNSSKTATNTDSTPSNRTPINSLSVKEEAVEPWDDPDSSPASTPGDTDGRDMDRKGVAVATKAGQKIKEEDGGGSPKTWTRSTSINSTGGTSSGTLGRPPQKLSVGFDFKQLFCKLCKRQFSSRQNLTKHIELHTDGTDIFIKFYRCPLCRYESRRKRDVLRHVTVVHKKSTGYLAKIVPKLESRAVKRPAEVVLNSAPNANNNKRGGTTVKEEVNGCHSAPSPHTHPVTRKQELLNNSSYPVTRKQDLLSSTSSSTPVTRNQERQERQQEAQTGSPVSRKNDKQLPDTPAPTPLNTRRHDAHQESSSSTEVRVTKNFSLHACDVCGRAFAKKLYLESHKRSHRNATPPVSTPPSGARAKGVSTRSKALL, encoded by the exons ATGGTGAAGGCCAAATCCGCTCCGAGGAAGACCTCTCAGCAACACACGAAG AGTTCCAGCaggatggaggtggagatggaggagatccCCCAGGACGAGCCCAAACCTGAGCCTGAGAGCCATGTTACCAGAGACCAGTGCTGCCAGACAGACGAGCCACAGCCCAGCAGCcctaacccaatgactgaccttAACCCAGGCCCCGACGCAGCCCCCAGGACACCGG GGTACTGCGTGGAGCCAGGTGACCCTCCTCTGTTGCAGCAGCAGCTCCAGACCTCCAAGTCTGGCATCCAGCAGATCACAGAGGTCTTCCGCTCAG GTACAGCCCAGCTGAAGCATATGCTGCTGAATGAGGTGGACACCATCTTTGAGTGTAAGACATGTCGCAGCTTGTTCCGGGGCCTGCCCAACCTCATCACCCACAAAGAGTACTACTGCCTCACCAGACTGTCCAAGCCGGACG ATCCAGCGGGCGAGGGTGACAAGCAGAGCGGGGCCATGAAGGACCTCCTGGAGGCCATCTACCCCAGGAAGGACCGGCCGGACTACGTGATGCGCCTGGAGCCAATCCAGACCTCCAATAACGCTGTGTTCCAGTTCATGTCCTCAGAGGAGGAGCTGGCCCACTTCCCCCGGGCTCCACACACCCCTGGagggacccacacacacagccctgagccctggggggagcagggagggacgCCGGAGAatggacagacaggagagggggagggggggaggaggagtgaccaggaggaggaggaggagggaggagaggaggcggcGCAGCCCGAGGAGGAGGGGTCTACGAGCGGG gTGGAGGACGTTACCATCTCGTGCTGCCTGTGTGGTAAGGACTTCAACTCTCGCCGCAGCATCCGCCGCCACTGTCGCAAGATGCACCAGACCAAGCTGGAGGAGCTCCGGAAGTTCACCGAGACGCGCACCGTTCCCATCAGCCTCCTCTCCATGGTCAAAGGTCGGTCCCGCCCCTTGCACACGCCCAGCGGCAAGTCCTGCCCCGTCTGCTTCAAGTCCTTCGCCACCAAGGCCAACGTGCGGCGCCATTTTGACGAGGTGCACCGCGGCCTGCGCCGGGACACCATCACGCCGGACATCGCCACGCGCCCCGGCCAGCCGCTGTCCCTGGAGGCCACGCCTCCCCGCAAGAGCGCCAACTCCTCACCCACGAGAGGTCACACCCTAAAGAGCGGAGGAGCCGTGGCTGCTACCACCCCTCAGCCCCCCAAAAGCTCCACCGCGGCGCCCCCTGCCCCTTCTCTCCTGGCATCGGCCCTGTACAACCTGGCTTCCTGCCGCTGTCTGCTCTGCAAGAGGAAGTACAGCTCCCAGGTCATGTTAAAGAGACACATGCGCATCGTCCACAAGATCTACAATCTCAAGAACCTCAAGAACGTTAGCTCCGTCTCCATGACCACGGCCGCAACCACATCCACGGCGACCAACAAAAACAACAGCAGCAAAACAGCGACCAACACTGACAGCACCCCTAGCAACAGAACCCCTATCAACAGCCTGAGTGTGAAGGAGGAGGCGGTGGAACCCTGGGACGACCCTGACTCCAGCCCCGCCTCGACGCCAGGCGACACGGACGGGAGGGACATGGACAGGAAGGGCGTCGCCGTGGCAACCAAGGCAGGTCAAAAGATCAAAGAGGAAGACGGTGGCGGAAGCCCCAAGACATGGACTCGTTCCACGTCCATCAACAGCACCGGTGGTACTAGTAGCGGGACTCTTGGGAGACCCCCTCAGAAGCTCTCGGTGGGGTTCGACTTCAAGCAGCTGTTCTGCAAGCTGTGCAAACGTCAGTTCAGCTCGCGCCAGAACCTCACCAAGCACATCGAGCTGCACACGGACGGGACGGACATCTTCATCAAGTTCTACCGCTGCCCGCTCTGCCGCTACGAGTCCCGGCGCAAGCGCGACGTCCTGCGCCACGTGACGGTGGTGCACAAGAAGTCGACGGGCTACCTGGCCAAGATCGTGCCCAAGCTGGAGTCGCGTGCGGTCAAGCGGCCGGCTGAGGTGGTCCTCAACTCTGCCCCCAATGCCAACAACAACAAGAGAGGAGGAACAACGGTCAAGGAGGAGGTGAACGGGTGCCACTCAGCCCCCTCCCCCCATACGCACCCAGTCACACGCAAACAGGAGCTCCTCAACAACTCCTCCTACCCAGTCACACGCAAACAggacctcctctcctccacctcctcctccactccggtCACTCGCAaccaggagagacaggagaggcagcAGGAGGCCCAAACCGGGTCACCTGTCTCCCGTAAGAACGACAAACAACTCCCCGACACCCCCGCCCCGACGCCCCTCAACACGCGTCGCCATGACGCTCACCAGGAGAGCAGCAGTAGCACAGAGGTGCGTGTCACCAAGAACTTCTCGCTCCACGCGTGTGACGTGTGCGGCCGGGCCTTCGCCAAGAAACTCTACCTGGAGTCCCATAAGAGGAGCCACCGGAACGCCACGCCACCGGTCAGCACGCCGCCCAGCGGCGCCAGGGCTAAGGGGGTCAGCACTCGGTCCAAGGCACTACTCTG a